The proteins below come from a single Oscillospiraceae bacterium genomic window:
- the mtaB gene encoding tRNA (N(6)-L-threonylcarbamoyladenosine(37)-C(2))-methylthiotransferase MtaB translates to MRVTFYTLGCKVNQNETGALAQLFEENGYTVVSNEESADVYIVNSCTVTNFGDQKSRKWLRRAKRENPGAVTVLTGCYPQAFPEEAAEIAEADVVTGSGNRRAILADVQKVLDGETERVVDIRPHEKGERFEELPMDKFAEHTRAFVKVEDGCNRRCAYCVIPRARGPVRSRDEASILDELRRLADAGYKEVVLTAISLPSYGTDSGTSLAELIEKAAAVPGIERIRLGSLDPDMLHDEDIRRMAAVKKLCPQFHLSLQSGCDKTLRAMRRPYTTAQYAEIADKLREAFGAENVSFTTDVIVGFPGETEEDFEASMAFVTGMRFLKVHVFPYSRREGTAAYDFPDQLPEHEKEARSRRMTAAVEEVRAAEVRAVQGRTASVLLETPLSATMFTGYTRQYLPVLVNAPGCKTGDIVEVTLGEWDGKRCRAAIV, encoded by the coding sequence ATGCGGGTAACTTTTTACACCTTGGGCTGCAAGGTAAACCAGAACGAGACCGGCGCGCTGGCGCAGCTGTTTGAGGAGAACGGCTACACCGTTGTCTCCAATGAGGAAAGCGCCGATGTCTATATCGTCAACAGCTGCACTGTGACAAACTTCGGCGATCAGAAAAGCCGCAAGTGGCTGCGCCGCGCCAAGCGCGAGAATCCCGGTGCCGTGACGGTGCTGACCGGGTGCTACCCGCAGGCCTTCCCCGAGGAGGCCGCCGAAATTGCCGAGGCCGATGTCGTGACCGGCTCCGGCAACCGCCGCGCCATTCTGGCCGATGTACAGAAGGTGCTGGACGGCGAGACCGAGCGTGTGGTGGACATCCGCCCGCACGAAAAGGGAGAGCGGTTCGAGGAACTGCCGATGGACAAATTTGCCGAGCACACCCGCGCCTTTGTCAAGGTGGAGGACGGCTGCAACCGCCGCTGTGCCTACTGCGTGATCCCCCGCGCCCGCGGGCCGGTGCGCAGCCGTGACGAGGCCAGCATACTGGACGAGCTGCGCCGCTTGGCGGATGCCGGCTACAAGGAGGTCGTGCTGACGGCCATCAGCCTGCCCAGCTACGGCACCGACAGCGGCACAAGCCTTGCAGAGTTGATTGAGAAGGCGGCCGCCGTGCCCGGTATTGAGCGTATCCGTCTGGGCAGTCTGGACCCCGATATGCTGCACGATGAGGATATTCGCCGGATGGCTGCGGTGAAAAAGCTCTGCCCGCAGTTCCACCTGAGCCTGCAGAGCGGCTGTGATAAGACGCTGCGCGCGATGCGGCGCCCCTACACTACCGCGCAGTATGCCGAGATTGCTGATAAGCTGCGTGAAGCCTTCGGCGCGGAAAATGTCAGCTTTACCACCGATGTCATCGTAGGATTCCCCGGCGAGACCGAGGAGGATTTTGAAGCCAGCATGGCCTTTGTGACGGGCATGCGTTTTTTGAAGGTGCATGTGTTCCCCTACTCCCGCCGCGAGGGTACGGCAGCCTACGATTTTCCGGACCAGCTGCCCGAGCATGAGAAGGAGGCCCGCAGCCGCCGCATGACTGCCGCCGTGGAGGAGGTGCGTGCCGCTGAGGTGCGTGCCGTACAGGGCCGCACCGCCAGTGTGCTGCTGGAGACCCCACTGTCCGCCACGATGTTCACCGGCTATACGCGGCAGTATCTGCCCGTGCTGGTCAACGCGCCGGGCTGCAAGACCGGCGATATTGTAGAGGTAACACTCGGCGAATGGGACGGCAAGCGCTGCCGTGCAGCGATTGTGTAA
- a CDS encoding D-alanyl-D-alanine carboxypeptidase: MKNRAVTLLLCLMLAALSILRAFPASAEGVTPATAADFDLPCAAAILIDEDSGTVLYEKNADDRRPIASITKVMTLLLTFEALEAGRVRLDDAVPVSEHAYHMGGSQIWLEPGEQMTLKEMLKAICISSANDAAVAVAEYIGGSETAFAEQMNARAAELGMTNTHFVNACGLDAEGHLSSARDVALMSREILLHHSEVRDYCSVWIDTLRGGATQLVNTNKLLKSYTGITGLKTGTTGKAGVCISASAERDGLRLIAVVLGAASGKERFQAATTLLDYGFSHFESAEAELPADAPQTLPIKRGVTDAVALTYAAPGRYLMPKGEGGTLQAVVELPESLTAPIAAGQTVGRVTIRNGGAELQSYPITAAQDAEALSFGYCLRRLAESLILQN; the protein is encoded by the coding sequence ATGAAAAACCGTGCTGTGACTCTGCTGCTCTGCCTGATGCTGGCAGCGCTTTCGATTCTGCGCGCCTTTCCGGCCTCGGCGGAAGGCGTCACCCCGGCAACGGCGGCTGATTTTGACCTGCCCTGTGCGGCGGCTATCCTGATCGATGAGGACTCCGGCACCGTATTATATGAAAAGAACGCCGATGACCGCCGCCCCATTGCCTCTATCACCAAGGTCATGACGCTGCTGCTGACCTTTGAAGCATTGGAGGCGGGCAGGGTGCGGCTTGACGATGCTGTCCCTGTCAGTGAACACGCCTACCATATGGGCGGCAGCCAGATCTGGCTGGAGCCGGGGGAACAGATGACGCTGAAGGAGATGCTCAAGGCGATCTGCATTTCAAGCGCCAACGATGCCGCCGTGGCGGTGGCTGAATATATCGGCGGCAGTGAGACTGCTTTTGCTGAGCAGATGAATGCCCGCGCCGCAGAGCTTGGCATGACAAACACCCACTTTGTCAACGCCTGCGGCCTTGATGCAGAGGGGCATCTGTCCAGCGCCCGTGATGTAGCTCTGATGAGCCGTGAAATACTGCTTCACCATAGCGAGGTACGGGATTACTGCTCCGTCTGGATTGACACCCTGCGCGGCGGCGCTACGCAGCTTGTCAACACAAATAAACTGCTGAAAAGCTATACCGGCATCACCGGTCTGAAAACCGGCACGACCGGCAAGGCGGGCGTCTGCATCTCGGCCAGTGCCGAGCGGGACGGCCTGCGGCTGATTGCGGTAGTGCTGGGTGCAGCCTCCGGCAAGGAGCGGTTTCAGGCAGCCACTACGCTGCTGGACTATGGGTTTTCACACTTTGAAAGCGCCGAGGCAGAGCTGCCTGCCGATGCGCCCCAGACCCTCCCGATCAAGCGCGGCGTTACGGACGCGGTGGCACTGACCTACGCAGCACCGGGGCGCTACCTGATGCCGAAGGGGGAGGGCGGCACGCTGCAGGCGGTTGTGGAGCTGCCCGAAAGTCTGACGGCACCCATAGCGGCGGGGCAGACGGTGGGGCGCGTGACGATACGAAACGGCGGCGCTGAGCTGCAGTCCTACCCCATCACAGCGGCGCAGGACGCTGAAGCGTTAAGTTTCGGCTACTGCCTGCGCAGACTGGCCGAAAGCCTCATCCTGCAAAACTGA
- a CDS encoding glucose-6-phosphate isomerase, with protein sequence MAVTFNGKHLTKFIRPEEYEAIYPQVELAHKQLETKTGAGNDFLGWLDLPVAYDKEEFARIKEAAQKIRSDSDVLLVAGIGGSYLGARAVVEAVKGLYHNEVDDGLKIYFCGNTISPTALNDIIKLTKGKRFSINVISKSGTTTETALAFRVLRKLLEDSVGVEEANKRIYATTDRAKGTLKQLATEQGWPTFVVPDDVGGRYSVLTAVGLLPIACAGIDIDALMQGAADGREKFGKLSMDNDAYRYAMTRNILYRKGRSVETLACFEPDFTMMNEWYKQLFGESEGKDQKGLMPTSCIFSTDLHSMGQFLQDGARVMFETYVDVKNTREDFYIEELEGNFDGLNFLANQNMSVVNRKAMEGTILAHTDGGVPLGLIEVDSLSAHDVGELIYFFWKACAVSGYLLSVNPFDQPGVESYKKNMFALLGKPGYEDRKAELEAALKD encoded by the coding sequence ATGGCTGTTACTTTTAACGGTAAGCATCTTACAAAATTCATCCGTCCTGAAGAATATGAGGCAATCTATCCGCAGGTCGAGTTGGCCCATAAGCAGCTGGAAACCAAAACCGGTGCCGGCAATGACTTCTTGGGTTGGCTTGACCTGCCTGTTGCTTATGACAAGGAGGAGTTTGCCCGCATCAAGGAGGCCGCGCAGAAGATTCGTTCTGACTCCGATGTGCTGTTGGTCGCCGGCATCGGCGGCTCCTATCTGGGCGCCCGCGCCGTGGTCGAGGCCGTCAAGGGCCTGTACCACAATGAGGTTGATGACGGCCTGAAGATCTACTTCTGCGGCAATACCATCAGCCCGACCGCGCTCAATGACATCATCAAGCTGACGAAGGGCAAGCGTTTCTCCATCAATGTCATCTCCAAGTCCGGTACCACCACCGAGACTGCCCTCGCTTTCCGTGTGCTGCGCAAGCTTTTGGAGGATTCCGTTGGCGTCGAGGAGGCCAACAAGCGTATCTACGCTACCACTGACCGCGCCAAAGGCACGCTGAAGCAGCTGGCCACCGAGCAGGGCTGGCCGACCTTTGTGGTTCCCGATGATGTCGGCGGCCGTTATTCCGTCCTGACCGCCGTGGGCCTTCTGCCTATCGCCTGCGCCGGCATTGACATTGATGCGCTGATGCAAGGTGCTGCCGATGGCCGCGAGAAGTTCGGCAAGCTGAGCATGGATAACGATGCCTATCGCTACGCCATGACCCGCAATATCCTGTACCGCAAGGGCCGCAGCGTGGAAACGCTGGCCTGCTTTGAGCCTGACTTTACCATGATGAACGAGTGGTACAAGCAGCTCTTCGGCGAGAGCGAGGGCAAGGATCAGAAGGGCCTGATGCCCACCTCCTGCATCTTCTCCACCGATCTGCACTCGATGGGCCAGTTCCTGCAGGACGGCGCCCGCGTCATGTTTGAAACTTATGTGGATGTGAAGAACACCCGCGAGGACTTCTACATTGAGGAGCTGGAGGGCAACTTTGACGGCCTGAACTTCCTCGCAAATCAGAATATGAGCGTTGTCAACCGCAAGGCGATGGAGGGCACGATCCTTGCCCATACCGATGGCGGTGTGCCGCTGGGCCTGATCGAGGTAGACAGCCTTTCCGCCCACGATGTCGGCGAGCTGATCTACTTCTTCTGGAAGGCCTGCGCAGTCTCCGGCTATCTGCTGAGCGTCAACCCGTTTGACCAGCCCGGCGTTGAGAGCTACAAAAAGAATATGTTCGCCCTGCTGGGCAAGCCCGGCTATGAGGACCGTAAGGCAGAGCTGGAAGCAGCCCTGAAAGACTAA
- a CDS encoding type IV pilus twitching motility protein PilT: MLKLIVGTKGSGKTKTMIDMIDKAVKTTSGNIVVIEKCMKLTTEINHSARLVDVDEYGVAGADMLYGFVAGVLAGNYDITELFIDGILRIIDHDMDAAVKVLNAIDKITSNIEVVVTVSADAADLPEELKKFVI, encoded by the coding sequence ATGCTGAAACTGATTGTTGGAACCAAAGGCTCCGGTAAGACCAAGACCATGATCGACATGATCGACAAGGCCGTCAAGACCACCTCCGGCAACATTGTTGTCATTGAAAAGTGCATGAAGCTCACCACCGAGATCAACCACTCCGCCCGTCTGGTAGACGTTGACGAGTATGGCGTTGCCGGTGCTGATATGCTGTATGGCTTTGTGGCAGGCGTGCTGGCAGGCAACTACGATATTACCGAGCTGTTCATCGACGGCATCCTGCGCATCATCGACCACGATATGGACGCTGCTGTCAAGGTTCTGAACGCAATCGACAAGATCACCTCCAACATCGAGGTCGTTGTCACGGTTTCCGCTGACGCAGCCGATCTGCCGGAGGAGCTGAAGAAGTTCGTTATCTGA
- a CDS encoding YceD family protein produces MQFDLRSFLESGRKPYAAHYEADFSQADFGGYRVNAPAICDFTATLTEEGAALLLHVKAHVDAECARCLEPLSRDYDFEREYFVRDRDLDDPDFELPCNEKDCLDLEELAYQELIFEVPAVLLCSADCQGLCPICGKKKAAGCSCQPADDAAPADARLSILKQLLS; encoded by the coding sequence ATGCAATTTGATCTTCGTTCATTTCTGGAAAGCGGCCGAAAGCCCTATGCGGCGCATTATGAGGCTGACTTTTCACAGGCGGATTTCGGGGGATACCGTGTAAACGCCCCGGCCATATGTGACTTTACGGCGACGCTCACCGAGGAAGGCGCAGCGTTGCTGTTGCATGTAAAGGCACATGTTGATGCCGAGTGTGCGCGTTGCCTTGAGCCGTTGAGCCGTGATTACGATTTTGAGCGCGAGTATTTTGTGCGGGATCGTGATCTGGATGACCCTGATTTTGAACTGCCGTGCAATGAAAAGGATTGTCTCGACCTTGAGGAGCTGGCTTATCAGGAGCTGATCTTTGAGGTTCCCGCAGTGCTGCTGTGCAGTGCTGATTGTCAAGGTCTATGCCCCATCTGCGGCAAGAAGAAGGCGGCAGGGTGTTCCTGCCAGCCGGCAGACGATGCTGCCCCTGCAGATGCAAGGCTTAGCATATTAAAACAACTATTAAGTTGA
- the rpmF gene encoding 50S ribosomal protein L32, whose protein sequence is MAIVPKRKHSQARRDKRRSNVWKLEAPTLVKCPQCGELKVPHKVCGKCGYYKGQEVIKKEA, encoded by the coding sequence ATGGCTATCGTACCCAAGAGAAAGCATTCTCAAGCCCGCCGCGATAAACGTCGCTCTAATGTCTGGAAACTGGAGGCGCCTACGCTGGTGAAGTGCCCGCAGTGTGGCGAACTGAAGGTTCCCCATAAGGTTTGCGGCAAGTGTGGCTACTACAAAGGCCAGGAAGTCATCAAGAAAGAGGCGTAA